In Micromonospora sp. NBC_01813, the following are encoded in one genomic region:
- a CDS encoding helix-turn-helix domain-containing protein gives MTSNNGIPQVLRFLRALNGGMTQEQLAQRLSVSTSLIAKFETDRQIPMPDTADHLDRVFSSAPLVKELAANARKAIPPDWFRALPELEQEASAIRRYECQLIPGLLQTEAYARAILHSGLLTPAKADEYLAIRMARQAAVFDREEPPVCQFIIDEDGLRRGDPVIVREQLEHIAEMSSRSRVLVQVTPADAGWHPGQNGPFMLATLAETGGTVGYVDDQLEGRLVTEPKRVAALEQAWQALSGVALPRDQSRDMILKLVKEL, from the coding sequence ATGACGAGTAATAATGGCATCCCGCAAGTACTCAGGTTTCTTCGTGCACTCAACGGCGGCATGACGCAGGAACAGTTGGCGCAGCGGCTCAGCGTCTCGACGTCCCTCATCGCCAAGTTCGAGACCGACCGGCAGATCCCGATGCCCGACACCGCAGACCACCTCGATCGGGTGTTCAGCAGCGCCCCACTGGTCAAGGAGCTGGCCGCCAACGCCCGCAAGGCCATCCCACCAGACTGGTTCCGGGCGTTGCCGGAGTTGGAGCAGGAGGCCTCCGCGATCCGGCGGTACGAGTGCCAGCTGATTCCTGGGCTACTGCAAACCGAGGCGTACGCCCGCGCCATCCTGCACAGCGGTCTGCTGACTCCTGCCAAGGCCGACGAGTACCTCGCGATCAGGATGGCCCGACAGGCGGCCGTTTTCGACCGGGAAGAGCCCCCGGTGTGTCAATTCATCATCGACGAGGACGGACTCCGCCGGGGCGACCCGGTGATCGTGCGGGAGCAGTTGGAGCACATCGCCGAGATGAGCTCCCGATCCCGGGTGCTGGTGCAGGTGACGCCAGCGGACGCGGGCTGGCACCCCGGCCAGAACGGGCCGTTCATGCTCGCCACCCTGGCCGAGACCGGCGGCACCGTCGGCTACGTCGACGACCAGTTGGAGGGACGCCTGGTGACCGAGCCGAAGCGGGTTGCCGCCCTGGAACAGGCCTGGCAGGCTCTCAGTGGTGTGGCGTTGCCGCGCGACCAGTCGCGGGACATGATCTTGAAGTTGGTGAAGGAACTGTGA
- a CDS encoding VOC family protein, with protein sequence MAVDLYAGIPVGDYPAALAWYEKLFGSPPTFVASDTEVVWELAEHRSVFIEQRPEHAGHAMHTIFIDDLDAFVAQCAERGVEPSKRETYSNGVRKATYHDPDGNEIGFGGAPL encoded by the coding sequence ATGGCAGTTGACCTGTACGCGGGAATCCCCGTCGGGGATTATCCGGCGGCGTTGGCCTGGTACGAAAAGCTGTTCGGCTCCCCGCCGACGTTCGTCGCGAGCGACACAGAGGTCGTCTGGGAGCTCGCCGAGCACCGGTCGGTGTTCATCGAGCAGCGACCCGAGCACGCCGGTCACGCCATGCACACCATCTTCATCGACGACCTCGATGCATTCGTTGCCCAGTGCGCTGAGCGGGGAGTCGAGCCCTCGAAGCGGGAGACCTACTCCAACGGCGTACGCAAGGCGACATATCACGATCCCGATGGAAACGAGATCGGGTTCGGCGGCGCTCCACTCTGA
- a CDS encoding carbohydrate ABC transporter permease, producing MGRAPASTPASFWNYLFLSLVILFSAFPLYWMLVIATGTDADLAKIPPQVLPGGQLLTNLNEVFTLEDVYFAQSLVNSFIVSSVVTFSVLFFCSLAGFAFAKLRFKGRNVLMVVVVLTLTVPNQLGVVALYILMGELGWNGQLIAVIVPGLVTAFGVFYMRQFILEAVPDELIEAGRIDGATTIRIYWSVVLPAVRPAMAVLGLLTFVATWNDFQWPLITLGGTYFPTSMVALSDLASGNYVLYRRVLAGALVATIPLLIMLFIGGRQIVRGIMEGAVKN from the coding sequence ATGGGCCGTGCGCCGGCGAGCACACCGGCCAGCTTCTGGAACTACCTGTTCCTCAGCCTGGTCATCCTCTTCTCGGCGTTCCCGCTCTACTGGATGCTGGTCATCGCCACCGGCACCGACGCCGACCTGGCCAAGATCCCGCCGCAGGTGCTGCCCGGCGGTCAACTGCTCACCAACCTCAACGAGGTCTTCACCCTCGAGGACGTCTACTTCGCCCAGTCGTTGGTGAACAGCTTCATCGTCTCGTCGGTCGTGACGTTCTCGGTGCTGTTCTTCTGCTCGCTGGCCGGCTTCGCCTTCGCCAAGCTGCGGTTCAAGGGCCGCAACGTGCTGATGGTCGTCGTGGTCCTCACCCTGACCGTGCCCAACCAGCTCGGGGTGGTCGCCCTCTACATCCTGATGGGTGAACTCGGCTGGAACGGTCAGCTGATCGCGGTCATCGTGCCCGGCCTGGTCACCGCCTTCGGTGTGTTCTACATGCGGCAGTTCATCCTCGAAGCGGTCCCGGACGAACTGATCGAGGCCGGCCGCATCGACGGCGCCACCACCATCCGGATCTACTGGAGCGTGGTGCTGCCGGCGGTCCGCCCGGCGATGGCCGTCCTCGGCCTGCTCACCTTCGTGGCCACCTGGAACGACTTCCAGTGGCCACTGATCACCCTCGGCGGCACCTACTTCCCGACGTCGATGGTGGCCCTGTCCGACCTGGCCAGCGGCAACTACGTGCTCTACCGGCGGGTCCTCGCCGGTGCGCTCGTGGCTACCATCCCACTGCTGATCATGCTCTTCATCGGTGGCCGGCAGATCGTCCGGGGAATCATGGAAGGCGCCGTCAAGAACTAG
- a CDS encoding cellulase family glycosylhydrolase, with the protein MRPRSAGRLLALAGLLLLTTAVAVPAQAGPSTQAGPLSHAGPPGQPSGGFVTRHGADLTLDGKKFRFAGSNNYYLMYKSPLMVDDVFADAKSAGFTVLRTWGFLDIGNADGSNSVAGPADGVYFQYFDGERPAYRDGPDGLERLDYILAAAREAGIKLVIPLTNNWRDFGGMDQYVRWRGGQFHDDFYTDPVIRGWYKDWISHLLNRTNTITGLKYKDDPTVMTWELGNEPRCKGSGVYPTSPDCSTSTLTAWADEMSRHVKSIAPRQLVSVGDEGFFCDDPTSADWTTNCGEGVDSVALSKLPAVDVISYHLYPDHWGKDAAWGNEWIARHANAAKKVRKPVMLGEFGIHDKSTRNLVYRQWTDTAIAGGTNGFLYWILSGVQDDGSLYPNYDGYTVYCPSPVCTTLSNAGTAIRGDRRPWPPVADHDTTTVEFGQVATLRPAANDIAHRGTVRAASIDLDPTVRGQQQRIAVTGGEFALGGDGTVTFTPTDGFAGRATAHYTVTDQARRLSNVADLVVTVKPDPAGTQVLFSFETGTDGWGPPSWEPGAGSVAHSDAFATDGAYGLRVDAVNGGWFGTSFAEPVDLSSRVTLKYDLRTDPSVGTNAAIAVQTGPGYTWCQSTFTWLNQNYTGTAEIDLLTDMSCDTAALADVREIYVYVNPGSVHLDNVRVE; encoded by the coding sequence ATGCGCCCACGCTCCGCCGGCCGGTTGCTCGCACTCGCCGGTCTGCTCCTGCTCACCACCGCCGTCGCGGTGCCGGCCCAGGCCGGGCCGTCGACTCAGGCCGGGCCGCTGTCGCACGCCGGGCCGCCCGGTCAACCGTCGGGCGGGTTCGTCACCCGGCACGGCGCCGACCTCACACTCGACGGCAAGAAGTTCCGCTTCGCCGGCAGCAACAACTACTATTTGATGTACAAGTCGCCGCTGATGGTCGACGACGTCTTCGCCGACGCGAAGTCGGCCGGGTTCACCGTGCTGCGTACCTGGGGATTTCTCGACATCGGCAACGCGGACGGCTCCAATTCGGTCGCCGGCCCGGCCGACGGCGTCTATTTCCAGTATTTCGACGGCGAACGACCCGCGTACCGCGACGGGCCGGACGGCCTGGAACGCCTCGACTACATCCTCGCCGCTGCCCGCGAAGCCGGCATCAAGCTGGTGATCCCGCTGACCAACAACTGGCGCGACTTCGGCGGCATGGACCAGTACGTACGCTGGCGCGGCGGCCAATTCCACGACGACTTCTACACCGATCCGGTGATCCGCGGCTGGTACAAGGATTGGATCAGTCACCTGCTCAACCGCACCAACACCATCACCGGTCTGAAATACAAAGACGATCCGACGGTGATGACCTGGGAGTTGGGCAACGAGCCACGCTGTAAAGGCTCCGGCGTCTACCCGACCTCACCGGACTGCAGCACCTCGACGCTGACCGCCTGGGCCGACGAGATGAGCCGGCACGTCAAGTCGATCGCGCCCCGGCAACTGGTCAGCGTCGGCGACGAAGGCTTCTTCTGCGACGATCCGACCAGCGCCGACTGGACCACGAACTGCGGCGAAGGTGTCGACAGCGTCGCGCTGAGCAAGCTGCCCGCCGTCGACGTGATCTCCTACCACCTCTACCCTGACCACTGGGGCAAGGACGCCGCCTGGGGCAACGAGTGGATCGCCCGGCACGCAAACGCTGCCAAGAAGGTCCGCAAGCCGGTGATGCTCGGCGAGTTCGGCATCCACGACAAGTCGACCCGCAACCTCGTCTACCGGCAGTGGACCGACACCGCGATCGCCGGCGGCACCAACGGATTCCTCTACTGGATCCTCTCCGGCGTGCAGGACGACGGCAGCCTCTACCCGAACTACGACGGCTACACGGTCTACTGCCCGAGCCCGGTCTGCACCACACTGTCCAACGCCGGGACGGCGATCCGGGGAGATCGCCGGCCGTGGCCGCCGGTCGCCGACCACGACACCACCACCGTCGAGTTCGGCCAGGTCGCGACGCTGCGGCCAGCGGCCAACGACATAGCCCACCGGGGTACGGTGCGGGCCGCCAGCATCGACCTGGACCCGACGGTACGCGGCCAGCAGCAGCGGATCGCCGTCACCGGTGGTGAGTTCGCCCTCGGTGGCGACGGCACCGTCACCTTCACTCCGACCGACGGGTTCGCCGGCCGGGCCACCGCCCACTACACCGTCACCGACCAGGCCCGACGGCTGTCCAACGTGGCCGACCTGGTGGTCACCGTGAAGCCGGACCCGGCCGGAACGCAGGTGCTGTTCTCCTTCGAGACCGGTACCGACGGGTGGGGGCCGCCGTCCTGGGAGCCGGGGGCCGGCAGTGTCGCGCACTCCGACGCGTTCGCCACCGACGGGGCGTACGGGCTGCGGGTCGACGCGGTCAACGGCGGCTGGTTCGGCACCTCGTTCGCCGAGCCGGTCGACCTGTCCAGCCGGGTCACGCTCAAGTACGACCTGCGTACCGACCCGTCGGTGGGCACAAACGCGGCGATCGCCGTGCAGACCGGGCCGGGTTACACCTGGTGCCAGTCCACGTTCACCTGGCTGAACCAGAACTACACCGGCACCGCCGAGATCGACCTGCTGACCGATATGTCGTGTGACACGGCGGCACTCGCCGACGTGCGCGAGATCTACGTCTACGTCAACCCGGGCAGCGTGCACCTCGACAACGTCCGGGTCGAGTAG
- a CDS encoding DUF397 domain-containing protein — protein MTEPTWRKSSRSNSNGSDCVEVADNLPGRILVRDSKDQTGPTLTFDAAAWQSFIIQAPTLR, from the coding sequence ATGACCGAGCCGACATGGCGCAAGTCCAGCCGCAGCAACAGCAACGGAAGTGACTGCGTCGAGGTCGCGGACAACCTCCCCGGCCGCATCCTCGTCCGCGACAGCAAAGACCAGACCGGCCCCACCCTCACCTTCGACGCGGCCGCCTGGCAGTCGTTCATCATCCAGGCACCCACGCTCCGCTGA
- a CDS encoding ROK family protein, translating into MTPGPDRAASGPGPGPGPVLAVDVGGTKLAAAVVEPDGTIAVQGAVPTPAGPDTAPVTAALHQVIRQVIGDRDADALTAIGIGSAGPLDPAAGTISPVNITAWRDFGICDSLRPLLPGRPVVLAGDGHCMALGEHWRGGYPGRALLGMVVSTGVGGGLVIDGRVHPGGSGNAGHIGHIVVDMAGPPCPCGGRGCVEAIASGPAMVRWAVGQGWSPGERPGDARTLAEDGRAGVPIATAAFDRGALALAAAVVSATALIDLDDVVIGGGVAAAGDLLFAPLRTAVAELAGLDFVRRVRIHTSSLGNDAGLLGAAALALEAAAHQ; encoded by the coding sequence GTGACCCCCGGACCCGACCGCGCCGCCAGTGGGCCCGGTCCCGGCCCCGGCCCGGTTCTGGCCGTCGACGTCGGCGGCACCAAACTGGCCGCCGCCGTCGTCGAACCCGACGGCACCATCGCCGTACAGGGCGCGGTGCCGACCCCGGCCGGCCCGGACACCGCGCCCGTCACCGCCGCCCTGCACCAGGTGATCCGCCAGGTCATCGGCGACCGGGACGCCGACGCGCTGACCGCGATCGGCATCGGTTCCGCCGGCCCACTCGACCCGGCCGCCGGCACCATCAGCCCGGTCAACATCACCGCCTGGCGCGACTTCGGCATCTGCGACTCGCTACGCCCCCTGCTGCCCGGCCGACCGGTGGTGCTCGCCGGCGACGGCCACTGCATGGCGCTCGGCGAACACTGGCGCGGCGGCTACCCCGGCCGGGCGCTGCTCGGCATGGTCGTCTCCACCGGCGTCGGCGGCGGGCTGGTCATCGACGGCCGAGTTCACCCCGGCGGCAGCGGCAACGCCGGCCACATCGGCCACATCGTGGTCGACATGGCCGGCCCGCCCTGCCCCTGCGGCGGCCGAGGCTGCGTCGAGGCGATCGCCAGTGGACCGGCGATGGTCCGCTGGGCGGTCGGCCAGGGCTGGTCGCCGGGGGAGCGGCCGGGCGACGCCCGTACCCTCGCCGAAGACGGCCGGGCCGGCGTACCGATCGCCACCGCCGCCTTCGACCGCGGCGCCCTCGCCCTGGCCGCCGCGGTGGTCTCCGCCACCGCGTTGATCGACCTCGACGACGTCGTCATCGGCGGCGGGGTCGCCGCCGCCGGTGACCTGCTCTTCGCTCCGCTGCGTACGGCCGTCGCCGAACTGGCCGGACTCGACTTCGTCCGCCGGGTCCGGATCCACACCAGCAGCCTCGGAAACGACGCCGGGCTGCTCGGTGCCGCCGCACTCGCCCTGGAGGCCGCCGCGCACCAGTGA
- a CDS encoding DUF397 domain-containing protein — protein MTDPVWRKSSRSNSNGSACVEVADNLPGRILVRDSKDQTGPTLTFGPTAWQSFITQAPTHR, from the coding sequence GTGACCGATCCTGTGTGGCGCAAGTCCAGCCGCAGCAACAGCAACGGAAGCGCCTGTGTCGAGGTCGCGGACAACCTCCCCGGCCGCATCCTCGTCCGCGATAGCAAAGACCAGACCGGCCCCACCCTCACCTTCGGCCCCACCGCCTGGCAGTCGTTCATCACCCAGGCACCCACCCACCGCTGA
- a CDS encoding glycoside hydrolase family 2 protein: MNTVRPLHEGWTVRPADGFDVPDGIGDRAIPAAVPGCVHTDLLAAGLIPDPYLDDNETRLSWIGRTDWIYETTFDWVDPGGHRVDLVCAGLDTIATISINGVELGRTANMHRGYRFDARPALHTGHNTLQVRFDSAYRHAEILRDQLGDRPNAYPEPFNFIRKMACNFGWDWGPNLVTAGIWQEIGLHTWSTARLATVRPLVTVSHAAGTAGSGSGSGGVEGRVEVHLDVDRTDGDDDALTVVAAVAGVRAETVVPAGGRSAVVTLTVADPELWWPRGYGEPARHALDVTLHRTDGTALDAWQRHIGFRSVHLDTTADDAGTAFTLFVNDVPVFVRGVNWIPDDAFPTRVTRARYAHRFGQAADAGVNFLRIWGGGRYESEDFYDLADQLGLLVGQDFLFACAAYPEEEPLASEIAAEARYQVARLTPHPSLVLWTGNNENIWGWHDWGWQEALDGRTWGLGYYLDVLPAIVAELDPTRPYWPGSPYSGRDDLHPNDPAHGTMHIWDVWNTDDYLKYRQYMPRFLAEFGYQGPPAYATARRALSDDPLASDSPGMAHHQKATDGDLKLQRGLDAHLPAPRDFDDWHYLTQLNQARAIAVGVQHFRSHRGTCMGTILWQLNDCWPVTSWAAIDGDGRRKPLWYALRHAYADRLLTIEPRDGGLALIAVNDTGTDWHPQTDVARLTLAGEPLAKIGYELAVPAHSAVTVPLDADLATTGDPRRELLLADAAGQRAWWFFAPDRDVDYPAAEHDTAVEPTDGGLRVTVTARTILRDLILYPDRLDPAAEVDQALITLLPGETAEFVVHTEADLDPAALTSRPVLRCVNDIPAVHDTPAVDA, translated from the coding sequence ATGAACACCGTACGACCGCTTCACGAGGGCTGGACCGTGCGACCAGCCGACGGGTTCGACGTACCCGACGGCATCGGCGACCGGGCCATCCCGGCGGCCGTACCCGGCTGCGTCCACACCGACCTGCTCGCAGCTGGCCTGATCCCCGACCCGTACCTGGACGACAACGAGACCCGGTTGTCCTGGATCGGCCGGACCGACTGGATCTACGAGACGACGTTCGACTGGGTCGACCCGGGTGGACACCGGGTCGACCTGGTCTGCGCCGGCCTCGACACGATCGCCACCATCAGCATCAACGGCGTCGAGCTCGGCCGCACCGCCAACATGCACCGCGGCTACCGCTTCGACGCCCGCCCCGCCCTGCACACCGGCCACAACACCCTGCAGGTGCGGTTTGACTCCGCGTACCGGCACGCGGAGATCCTGCGCGACCAGCTCGGCGACCGGCCCAACGCGTACCCGGAGCCGTTCAACTTCATCCGCAAGATGGCCTGCAACTTCGGCTGGGACTGGGGTCCGAACCTGGTCACCGCCGGCATCTGGCAGGAGATCGGCCTGCACACCTGGAGCACCGCCCGGCTGGCCACGGTCCGCCCGCTGGTCACCGTCAGCCACGCCGCTGGCACTGCCGGCTCCGGCTCCGGTAGCGGCGGCGTCGAAGGGCGCGTCGAGGTGCACCTCGACGTCGACCGGACCGACGGAGACGACGACGCGTTGACCGTGGTCGCCGCCGTGGCCGGCGTCCGCGCCGAGACCGTCGTCCCGGCCGGGGGACGCAGCGCCGTCGTGACCCTCACCGTCGCCGACCCCGAGCTGTGGTGGCCCCGAGGGTACGGCGAACCCGCCCGCCACGCCCTCGACGTCACCCTGCACCGCACCGACGGCACCGCACTCGACGCCTGGCAGCGGCATATCGGCTTCCGGTCAGTGCACCTCGACACCACCGCCGACGACGCCGGCACCGCCTTCACCCTGTTCGTAAACGACGTCCCGGTCTTCGTCCGGGGCGTCAACTGGATCCCCGACGACGCGTTCCCCACCCGGGTCACCCGGGCCCGCTACGCCCACCGGTTCGGCCAGGCCGCCGACGCCGGGGTCAACTTCCTGCGCATCTGGGGCGGCGGACGCTACGAATCCGAAGACTTCTACGACCTCGCCGACCAGCTGGGACTGCTCGTCGGGCAGGACTTCCTCTTCGCCTGCGCCGCGTACCCGGAAGAGGAACCGCTGGCCAGCGAGATCGCCGCCGAAGCCCGCTACCAGGTCGCCCGGCTCACCCCACACCCGAGCCTGGTGCTGTGGACCGGCAACAACGAGAACATCTGGGGCTGGCACGACTGGGGCTGGCAAGAGGCCCTCGACGGCCGGACCTGGGGGCTCGGCTACTACCTCGACGTGCTGCCCGCCATCGTCGCCGAGTTGGACCCGACCCGACCGTACTGGCCGGGTAGTCCGTACTCCGGCCGCGACGACCTGCACCCCAACGACCCGGCGCACGGCACCATGCACATCTGGGACGTGTGGAACACCGACGACTACCTCAAATATCGGCAGTACATGCCACGTTTCCTCGCCGAGTTCGGCTACCAGGGGCCACCCGCGTACGCCACCGCCCGCCGCGCACTGAGCGACGACCCGCTCGCCTCGGACTCACCCGGCATGGCCCACCACCAGAAAGCCACCGACGGCGACCTGAAACTCCAACGCGGCCTGGACGCCCACCTGCCCGCCCCGCGCGACTTCGACGACTGGCACTACCTGACCCAACTCAACCAGGCCCGCGCCATCGCCGTCGGCGTGCAGCACTTCCGCTCCCACCGGGGCACCTGCATGGGCACCATCCTGTGGCAGCTCAACGACTGCTGGCCGGTCACGTCGTGGGCGGCCATCGACGGCGACGGACGCCGCAAACCCCTGTGGTACGCACTGCGCCACGCGTACGCCGACCGGCTGCTCACCATCGAGCCGCGCGACGGCGGGCTCGCCCTGATCGCCGTCAACGACACCGGCACCGACTGGCATCCGCAGACCGACGTCGCCCGGCTGACCCTGGCCGGCGAACCACTCGCCAAGATCGGCTACGAGCTGGCCGTGCCGGCCCACTCCGCGGTCACCGTGCCGCTCGACGCCGACCTGGCCACTACCGGCGACCCACGCCGTGAGCTGCTGCTCGCCGACGCCGCCGGGCAGCGGGCCTGGTGGTTCTTCGCCCCGGACCGCGACGTCGACTACCCGGCGGCCGAGCACGACACGGCGGTCGAGCCGACCGACGGCGGGCTGCGGGTCACCGTCACCGCCCGGACCATCCTGCGTGACCTGATCCTCTACCCGGACCGCCTCGACCCGGCCGCCGAGGTCGACCAGGCGCTGATCACCCTGCTGCCCGGCGAAACGGCCGAGTTCGTCGTGCACACCGAGGCCGACCTGGACCCAGCCGCGTTGACCAGCCGGCCCGTGCTGCGCTGCGTCAACGACATCCCGGCGGTCCACGACACTCCGGCGGTCGACGCGTGA
- a CDS encoding TetR/AcrR family transcriptional regulator, producing the protein MGRSTYHHGDLAAALLAAGLDLLETEGADRLSLRAAARAAGVSPNAPYRHYADKDDLLAALACHGCDDLLDRIAHVTGDTAHERLIGMVQQGVRFARERPEVFRLMSGHLCSQRPAVVEALGRVRATVVLAIRGPGDEPVTAAEEAFYTGLWALTQGLSALLVEGSMRPRTGEDLDAYVARVVSATVSVLPEPRVDSAAAASA; encoded by the coding sequence ATGGGTCGGAGCACGTATCACCACGGAGACTTGGCCGCCGCTCTGCTCGCCGCCGGTCTCGACCTGCTGGAGACCGAGGGCGCCGACCGGCTCTCGCTACGGGCCGCAGCGCGGGCCGCCGGCGTCTCCCCCAACGCCCCCTACCGGCACTACGCCGACAAGGACGACCTGCTCGCCGCGCTCGCCTGCCACGGCTGCGACGACCTGCTCGACCGGATCGCCCACGTCACCGGCGACACCGCCCACGAGCGGCTGATCGGCATGGTCCAGCAGGGCGTCCGGTTCGCCCGGGAGCGACCTGAGGTGTTTCGGCTGATGTCGGGCCACCTGTGCAGTCAGCGCCCAGCGGTGGTCGAGGCCCTCGGCCGGGTCCGGGCCACAGTCGTCCTCGCGATACGCGGCCCCGGCGACGAGCCGGTCACCGCAGCAGAGGAGGCGTTCTACACCGGGCTGTGGGCGCTGACCCAGGGGCTGAGCGCCCTGCTGGTCGAGGGGAGCATGCGCCCCCGGACCGGAGAGGACCTCGACGCGTACGTCGCCCGCGTCGTCTCCGCGACCGTCTCGGTTCTTCCCGAGCCACGGGTCGACTCGGCGGCGGCTGCGAGCGCCTGA
- a CDS encoding carbohydrate ABC transporter permease, whose translation MSATRAAPPPPRSRARATAPSPEPDRGDNQPWRNRLHRFDMRYMPYVLISPFFILFIVFGLFPIIFNGVVALRHWRLDNAELTGWAGLANFERLLTDDRFWNALYNTFGIFLLSTVPQLFLALIIASLLNRKLRAQTWFRVGILLPYITPITASTLLFAVFFARDFGVANWVLDVLNLRGEAPIDWRSTKTASWLAIATMVNWKWIGYNALIYLAAMQAIPRDIYEAAAVDGAGPWRQLWQITVPMIRPVVVFTVILSTIGGLQLFTEPMLFEQNSQAATGGSNGQFQTIAQLIYKVGWKDLNLGYAAAMSWALFLIIVIIAVVNALIANRLGGGRK comes from the coding sequence ATGTCCGCAACGCGCGCCGCACCCCCGCCGCCGCGTTCCCGCGCCAGGGCCACCGCCCCGTCGCCGGAACCCGACCGGGGCGACAACCAGCCCTGGCGTAACCGGCTGCACCGCTTCGACATGCGGTACATGCCCTATGTACTGATCTCCCCGTTCTTCATCCTCTTCATCGTCTTCGGGCTCTTCCCGATCATCTTCAACGGCGTCGTGGCGCTGCGGCACTGGCGGCTGGACAACGCCGAGCTGACCGGCTGGGCCGGCCTGGCCAACTTCGAGCGGCTGCTCACCGACGACCGCTTCTGGAACGCGCTCTACAACACGTTCGGCATCTTCCTCCTCTCCACCGTGCCACAACTGTTCCTGGCCCTGATCATCGCGTCGCTGCTGAACCGCAAGCTGCGCGCGCAGACCTGGTTCCGGGTCGGCATCCTGCTGCCGTACATCACCCCGATCACCGCGTCGACGCTGCTCTTCGCGGTCTTCTTCGCCCGCGACTTCGGCGTCGCCAACTGGGTACTGGACGTGCTCAACCTGCGCGGCGAGGCGCCCATCGACTGGCGGTCCACCAAGACCGCCTCATGGCTCGCCATCGCCACGATGGTCAACTGGAAGTGGATCGGCTACAACGCGCTGATCTACCTGGCCGCGATGCAGGCGATCCCGCGCGACATCTACGAGGCGGCGGCCGTCGACGGCGCCGGGCCGTGGCGCCAGCTGTGGCAGATCACCGTGCCGATGATCCGGCCGGTGGTGGTCTTCACCGTGATCCTGTCGACCATCGGCGGGTTGCAGCTGTTCACCGAGCCGATGCTGTTCGAACAGAACTCCCAGGCGGCCACCGGTGGCTCCAACGGCCAGTTCCAGACCATCGCCCAGCTCATCTACAAGGTCGGCTGGAAAGACCTCAACCTCGGCTACGCCGCAGCGATGTCCTGGGCGCTGTTCCTGATCATCGTGATCATCGCCGTCGTCAACGCGCTGATCGCCAACCGGCTGGGAGGGGGTCGCAAATGA